ATTTACACAAAAATTGTAATCTTCTAAATTTCAAACAGATGGATGTTTGACTTCTTTGTATTGGTGTCCAAAACAAGTATAATAGCTCTCTTGATACTCCTTCTGTAGAAAACATATCCCACCAAGTCCTGTTTGTACATGAAATTGAAGCGTTTGTATATTTGGTATAAGCCAAATTCTATGTAACTTAATGATCACAGTAGAACTCCACATCAAAACCATTAGTGTCTTCCAGTGTTATCAGCAGAGATTTAATAGAACAGATCCATAGCAAGGTCTCATTATTAagattcactgttaaaaatttaagtTGATAGTATATTGCAGCTTACAACATAAATGAACAAAGTTAGCAAAAATATACAGCATTGAAGTGTATTTGTTCACTGAGTTGCAAAAAAGCAGACATTTCCACTAGATTTCTCACTCAGAGAAATACCATGGTTCTTTTTAGACTTCTAAATTCCAATATGCTTTAATTGCAAAGGTGAAAAACATTATCAGCCACAGGACtcgtttttgttgggtttttttaaattcgtTTTAAACACTGGTACGCAATCTTCTGCAAAGTTAGGTCTCGACTCCACCACCTCACTTTACAATTTGGAATGGGCAAGTGTAAAAGTTGCTTTGCTAACTATAGTCAGAAGTCAAGAACTATTTTGTGTACCCGAACAACATCTCTCCAATAATTTTATATATGTATTAATTTCTATTTTTGTAAAACTGTACATAGGATAAAATTGTAAATAGTTGCCTTTTTATAAAGCTGTCAGCCATGTAAAGTAGtagctaaatcagtggttctcaaacttttgtactgatgacccctttcacatagcaagccgctgagtgcgacccccccttataaattaaaaacactttttaaatatatttaaaaccattataaatgctggaggcaaagcagggtttggggtggaggccgacagcccccatgtaataatctcgtgagcccctgaggggtcccaacccccagtttgagaacccctgagctaaatGCTAGCCAAATAATTCTAAATGGATTTTAGAAATATAACTCGCTTTTAAAAGTAAACACAGAATGGTTTTTAGGTGTGTTTGAAGTTTCCTGTACAGTTAATTTTGTTCAGTGATAAGTcataaacatttttaatatgtAAACACATGGCGGTCAGCTGCAGTGATGACATGCTAGGAGCTATTTTGGTCAACTCAGTCATTGACCCAGTAACAAAGAATTCATACCAAAACACTTGTGCCTTACAACTGCACACTCACACCACTATCAAATACAAAGCAATGTATACACAAATACTTCTTTATGAAAGAATAGGGATGTGACACAAACTGACAAATCACTCAACCCTTTAAAATTTTTCTAGTGAAATTTATGGCCTATGAAAAGATTGAAGCCTTCCATTTACCTACAAAACAGGTACAGCCACACTACAAACTTAGACAACATAGCCCATTGAACAGTAGCCAGCTGGATGCTTACAACTACCACAAATCTGGTTTGCATTTGAAGCGGTAACGTACATGTTAAAGACTCCATTATCAATCCCCTGAACCACTCTATCCAGACAAGGTTACTCCACCTTTAATTTCCCCCATTTTGCCAACATGTGGAATATCATTCCACATCATGTGCTATGCTTACCTTTTTTGTGTTAGTTTGTCTATTATCTTTAATTTTTCCCTAGAGATTTGGACCCTACCATGATGAGAAATGAAAACTTACAGTAGTACAACTTTGTATTTTAAAGCAGTATATAGATAGACAGCAGAATACAGTTATGAGATGCCATCTCCAAGTTTTTATAGTTCTGTTTTACCAAAAGTTCAAGTTTTAAGACTGGAATTTCTTACAGGACCTTATTTCTTGTGATATTTCTTGATTCAGCTCTAGTGCAAGATCCCAAACGTTAAATTCAATATTCCATTTGCCTACATGTTCTTCATCTTGGCCATGAGTTCTTCTAGGCTTTCCTCAGACTCTGCCACTGTTGTTTCCCCAGCTACAACATTCTCTTCCTATTggcaaaagggggggaaatatttagttcCTTTGCTCTGAATAAAACAGGATATAACGGACCCAAGGAGTTCAGAATACAGAGttcttgcaagatcaggcccaaacATTACAACATAAGCTATTCCATAGCCATTTTTATATGTCTGACACAAAATCCATTGGTAAACTCCATTCTGATTAGGATTTAAGAAAATGATTTTTTGATGCATAAGTATGGAAGTTAAATTTCCCAGAGACTGAGCTTCAGTTTTATGGTAATTTGACTGCATCTTTCTTTTAAAGGATAAAAGTAATTTGTAAAAATGGTTTTGACTGTCTAAACAACTGGGGAATTCCTCAGTGTGCTTAAACCTCAACACAAATAGAGAAACAAATTCATTAATTCCTGTTGCCCTCAGAACTAGCTTCAAGAtaataaattgtttaaaatatattgtaaagACTCAAGCAATAATAATTTGATTGTAAGATATACTCAGATTGAATGTACAGGTGTGCAATTATTTTACTAGAATTGTTAAAGATGGGGTTTTACCATGGACAAATGGTAATAAGTTGATAACTATCATGTATTTTCCTCAGTTTATGTAATAACTGAATGCTTTTTAGTACATTCCAAAGGATACAGCAGACAACTGCTTTACAGTGTTTTCCTCTATGAGTAGTTTCACATAATATAGAACCTTCTaatactgtcattaaataaatctataaaaaagggTGAATTAACATTACCTTGTTTGGTATGGTATATGCTACTGTAATTCCCTTTGGAAGATCAGGAAGTGGACCAGAAGCAGCCTTCAGTTCCTCTTCTGAAACCTCTGATACCAGCTCAATACCTAAGTGTCAAAATGTCaactaattatttaaataaaaaactaaTCAGAGGATCAAAGTTATTATCATTAGATGAAaactgcagcaaccagagcttattaaaataaaaagagtaCTTAAAAGGTCTCTTACTGGATGTACTGTTAAAGTCAGATTCCCTACAACATATTTTAAATAGCTCCAGGGATGGGCCTTTCAACTCCCCTATGGGTACTCTTTCATAGTCTAagtcattcattcattttttttcctgatagtaagcttatattttcattttattaaaaatacaatattcAGAGAGTAACCATTTCAAGAGTATATGAATGTAATTTTTTTGACAAGTGTGCTGACAGTTTCAGCCCAGCAATTTTCTCAGTTGTTAATGCCCTTACAgggaatttatatatatatattttaacccCTTATGTTACAGAAACCTGATTATAATGAATATTCGTTGACAAGATATTTAAACGGACATGCGGATAAACTTAGACCCAAACTTGAGTTTTGTATAAAAGTTCCTATAAAATCTAATGAATAGATATTTTCACaagattaaagaaataaaatgaaaatattttatttaaatatacttCTGTAGGGTTGAGATTAAATTTTAACCTGTTCAATGTATGAGAACCAAAACATGAAATTGTTTTAGATTTGTCAGAtttattagaattgaaaaaatgTGAGTAACCGATAGTGTTTAATAAAGATTAGTTAAATTCCCTAATTTGTTGGCGGTGTCCATTCAAGTTTGAGGTGACTGCTTACCCCAGTCATTGTCTTCATGAACTATTTCTTCTTCATGTTCAACTACTACTTGTTTTGGTTGTGCAGCCTTTTTTTCCTGAAGAGACaacatgaaaaaataaaacacaaacatgAATTTGTGATTATTTTTGTTGCAATATTGAGGAGAGTTAAGACAGTCTAAATATTTATGAGAGTTTGTTTATGGCTTTTTAGGAAACATTTAAGGGCGACCTGCAAAGGATTAAAAAAGGGCATGCTCCTTTACtatgtataaagaaggcctgaaaggatTTCTTCCCCCAATTCAACATCAATGACTAATGaaaattttggggaaaataaGTTTTTGAATATTCAACACTCACACTCTTTAATTAAGAGGTTAAGAGAGCCCACAATATACATCATCGTTAAATCTTCCACAAATCTTAGAGCAAAAGCAGGGAAGAGCAAAGGTAACACTCTTGacataatataaaaaataataataaaaaaacagttCAAATCTTCTTTGTTCATCAGAAAGCAAAGCATAATTTCTTAAAGAAATCCATTAAATATCATCTTTACACACtgttaagcacatatgtaagaggttgcaggattggggcctaagtgacaaatattttattaggggtttttttttgcaaagcGATAAGTTTCATAAGTTACTCTGCTTACCTTTTACTTTAAGATGACCTACAAATacttctgaaaatatttcaaataatcTAACTTTAAAGTTTGTGGAAACAGCCTGTCAACACTGCTTCAATTCAGAATGATCTGCTTTATTTACCACAGACCTTCAGCATGCATTAACTGATGGATTTTTACCTTGTATTCTTCCTGCTGTTTCCTGCAATTTTTGTCATTGCAGTGTGGGTTTGGTTTCATGGCCATAGTTGGAAAGAAATCCTGCATCGCATTGTAACCAAGATAGTAACTCACAGTACCAAAATTTAATAAAAACCTGGAAAAACAGAATGAGAACTGCAGTGAAATGAAAGTATTTTCTTGTTCGCAGATTCAGGGTGAGTTGCCTAAATGCTTTTTCCAGATGTTATATTTTGTACCCCTCAGTCGTGATACTGTATTGTTACCCTAAATTACTCGCATTTGGTTTTAAATTACCTATACCCACTTCAGAAATTATGTAGTAGATCCTcacttggtgtaaatcagcatagctttatCAGATAATGGCGCTATCCTGAATTATACCGCacgagaatttggccctatgtttgTATAGGTATAAACATGAGAGATGGCTCACGGATGAAATTTGATACTTGATTGCAAACCCAGGAAATGGTAAgtttagaacagggatcggcaacctttggcccgtggcccgtcagggaaaaccgctggcgggccggtttgtttacctgcagcgtcggcaggttcggccgatcgcagctcccactggccgcggtttgccattccaagCCAATGGTGCAACCTTCCCCTCCACCCTACTTGCGTCCAATCCCATTCAgtcagggtggaattttcaaaagcaattaacATTGGCTTAACTCTCCTCCCACTGAAGATTTTTCTTCAGTGGGGGCAAAATTAGGCCAGGCTGACCTCTTGGAAATCCCACACTAAAAATAGTTTATTTCTTATATTTATTACTAGAGAACCAAATTCTGCCTCTATGTAAATTCACACAACAtatactaaagtcaatggaacaccTCTGTAGCTGAAGGCAAAACAACCCTCTGTTTTACTTCACAAGATCTGGATTGTTTTTAATTCGTCATCTGCAGCTAACAGCATCTGGACAATTATCCCCAGAATGAGTTTGTCTAAAATAGGATTTTAGCACACGAACTCAAGAGACAAAAATCCTATTTTCCAGACTTAAAAATAAGGAAAGGGAAACAAATTTATGCACACAGAATTGTTCAAATTTTCTCATGGACATAGTTCTTTGAACAGTTGGAGTTTGTGATATTACTTGTAGAAAATTTTACTATACAGTAAAAATATTTATTGCTGTTTTGCATCACTGAACAGAAACTGTGCAGGACTAACTCTCTTCCCATGCTTTGTGCAAAGGAAACAAAGAAGTTATTCTGCGACTTTGACATTCTTCAAGACTTCGTAATTCAAgatgaattaaaaaatatatatatatcgcGAAAGAGCACTTGAAACAATCTGTAGAAAATGGTAGCTCCAAAACAAAAAGTTCAGTGACtcaggatacgtctacactgggggaaaaaacaagcctgtggcagcaagtctcagagcctgagtcaactAACTCGGGCTCACACTAAAGagctaaaaaatagcagtgtagacttttctgcttaggctggagcctgggctctgagcccctccccccaccaccaggtTTCAGAGCATGGATTCCGGCCCAAGCGggaacatctacattgctatttttagccccacagcacccGAGTCAGTTGATCCAGGCTCTAAGACTTGCTGCCATAGggttttgttttgcagtgtagatgtaccctcctATCACATATCTTGGTATCAACTCCTTTAAGCAAATGCCTTTGTACATGAGTGTGTATGAAAGAGAGGCAGATCTGTCACTGGGAAAGAAAGATCACCAATCTCATAAGCTTATAAAGTCCTGAAGACGTGAAGCTCTAATGCTCAGAAAGAAGCCTGTTGTATTCTTTATAACAAGATATTGTAAGTTTAGTCACAGAAGTTCATTCAAATAACttacttcagaacattttgtaCAAGAATCCCTGCAACTACTCCCATAGTGGTAGGAAGGCTGGCTGCACAAACTCCCTCTCGCTTTAATGTTTTTTCATCAATATTGGCAGCAACTACAAGTGGGGGAGCACACtgggaggagaaaaaaagaaatctcattaaaaaaatgaataaaaacctCAGACCACACAAAGGCAATAACCAGAATTACTCTGAACTAAAACAAGCTGTGGCTATATAGCCTTGAAATACCAGTTTCATATCACACATCCTGTTTTAAAAAGCACAAACTAGAAATACAGTGAATCCCAGATTTCAGAAAAGGACCCTTTAGCCAAAGATTGCATACCGCAAAACAAGCAGATTCACCAGGTATGATAAGTTGTATATGTCCTGAGACTGCATTTTCACTCACTCCAGATTCCATCCATGTTTGTCCAAGCTCATTGCAGGCCTTGAAAGCACAAACATACCCAAGAGTTACAATAAATTAACACTGTAGAAGTTTGTTGCAAAAGGTTATTAGAAATCATGCATTACACTGATGAATCTGTGACTTTTACCCCTTAAAGCCAGAAGACAAAAGAACTGTCAGATTAAAAGAGGTATTACTATAAACTATTTCTGTGCCTTTTTTTAGTAACTCTGACAATAATAAAAATCAAAGGCCAAATATGGATATTGGATTCAGGAGGGCAGATCTCTGCACTTGTCTGGAGcgccatagaaatcaatggggctctgcacatGTACAGGGCTCCAACTCACAGTTGCCATATCAGGGCCCAGGAGTCTAATATGGTTTATTAGGATTTTCTATTCAATTTCTTTACTGTTTTCTCcctttaattatatttattttacacacatgcacacacaagcaTGGATTTATTATATTTATACAATTATATGtgtcatatatatacacatgctgCTCAAGCTAACAGGTGGATGGCaacaaaaatgtgtgttttgGAAAATACACTGCATTTGTTACAATTGAAGGAAAACCGCACAGTAAAAACTGCATACTGCCTTAATAATGTACATCAAAATATAACGATTCTTACCAAATTTTCCATAGGATAGTTATACAAAGAAAGTCATTAATGAATTTAAACAGGGTTTACAAGATGACTCAatacaaatacaatttaataaaaaaaatacacttttccTTTACTAACCCTTACTATCACATGTAATCTGTTTTACATCTACTCTTTATGCTCCAAGAACTGAATAAAATGCTCATTTCCTCCCCACATTTCCTTATTTTCACATATATCAACAGTATTAGCAAACCCACAAGAGTATGCGCAGACCTCAGATGCTGTACTTACAGTGTTAATTGCCATACGAGCTTCAAAGTTGTCCACGCAGCTCAGTACAAGATCAACAGGTTTCCCTTCTTCTAACCCACCATAACTAAAGTAAATACCACAGTTTACATGAGGATGGTTtgcaaaacacattaaaaatgtaGTCAAGACATTTCATTCTTTTCATTACATAAATTGATGGGAAATATATTCCTATCTAACAACATAGTATGGATCCTATTTAATACTCTCAGTCTCAAACAATTCAATAAAACCCTGTTTATCCAAAATGTGCAGGGACATCCATAGAATTAAGTAAAAAAGCAGTCCTTAAAAATGGGGTCATCTGAGGAATCATAAGAAATTCAGATAAGAGGATATTTCAGACTAAAGGAAATATCATTGGGTATAATTTTCACCTCTTACAAATTTTAAGAAGTGTAGTATAAATTTTTATTTCCCCTAAAGGTTTCTCTTTGCATAACATATCTGCAATCATTTCAGAACTAATTTGTGAGATATTAATTACATTGTATTATTTTCAATGGAAATGAGAGTCAAGCTACTCAAAAGAAGGGATGTGCAATTTGATGTCTTTTTAAAGAAGTATGACAACATATGGAATCTTCAATTTGGCTGGAAAGCTAAAAATACACTAATATAAACAAGGAACAAATTTAATTTAAAGTGAGACAAAAGTAAATGCTATTTACCAAGATCTACTTGGATAACAGTGCTAGGAAACAAAAAAGTGtctttatatacatatattttacatATAATGTGATTGTTTTCTAATTGGAGGCCTaacgtttaaaaaaattatgaagtcaATAGAGAATTTTAGACTTTACCAACAAAAATCAAAAGAAGTCGTGTGCttttctcaaaacattttaccTTATTCTGTCCATGAAATGTTGGAAGTTATCCACTGTTGTGATATTGTAGTTATGTACTTCAAACTGAACATCAGGATTAATATTCcttgtaaagaaaataaaatcagtcAACAGTGATAATGAATGCAGTAGCAACCTCAGAGAACTCCCTCCCTCATCCGAGTCAC
Above is a genomic segment from Emys orbicularis isolate rEmyOrb1 chromosome 2, rEmyOrb1.hap1, whole genome shotgun sequence containing:
- the UBA5 gene encoding ubiquitin-like modifier-activating enzyme 5; protein product: MALKRMGIVKDYEKIRTFTVAVVGVGGVGSVTAEMLTRCGIGKLLLFDYDKVELANMNRLFFQPHQAGLSKVQAAEHTLRNINPDVQFEVHNYNITTVDNFQHFMDRISYGGLEEGKPVDLVLSCVDNFEARMAINTACNELGQTWMESGVSENAVSGHIQLIIPGESACFACAPPLVVAANIDEKTLKREGVCAASLPTTMGVVAGILVQNVLKFLLNFGTVSYYLGYNAMQDFFPTMAMKPNPHCNDKNCRKQQEEYKEKKAAQPKQVVVEHEEEIVHEDNDWGIELVSEVSEEELKAASGPLPDLPKGITVAYTIPNKEENVVAGETTVAESEESLEELMAKMKNM